One genomic region from Streptomyces sp. NBC_00582 encodes:
- a CDS encoding MFS transporter, with protein MSSSPNPAARGSRLALLVVGLCWLAVLFDGLDMFVYGSVLPHLLETKTFGLTPDTAGDLGSYATFGMLVGALTAGTVADRVGRKKLMVGCVVLFSLASGVCALAGGVEVFGLGRTLAGVGLGGLLPTAISMVSDYAPRGRTAVTIGLLMTAHHAGGILSAYVAKWLIDPVGWRAAFWVCVAPLLFAPVLAKFLPESLSFLVAKGRTQEATALAGRYDVEVPAVKSARTSAADRFDALAALFRGGEWIQTLLYWLASFGGLLLVYGVATWLPTLMRAEGYALANALTFVVVFNLGGIVGMLVAGRAADRFGAPRISAVWFALTAAGVFLLSVHMSTAITMIVVFLTGVFLNSAQTMIYATVSIRSNPDNRATAVGWTSGMGRFGAVFGPWLGGQLLAAGNGDWGFTAFALAGVSSMVFIGIAALRTARQTPVTSGQELVGAH; from the coding sequence ATGTCCTCCTCCCCCAACCCGGCCGCGCGCGGCAGCAGACTGGCCCTCCTGGTCGTCGGCCTGTGCTGGCTGGCCGTCCTGTTCGACGGCCTCGACATGTTCGTCTACGGCTCGGTGCTGCCGCACCTGCTGGAGACGAAGACCTTCGGCCTCACCCCGGACACGGCCGGTGACCTGGGCAGCTACGCCACCTTCGGGATGCTGGTCGGCGCCCTCACGGCGGGCACGGTCGCCGACCGCGTCGGGCGCAAGAAGCTGATGGTCGGCTGCGTGGTCCTGTTCTCGCTGGCGTCCGGGGTGTGCGCGCTGGCCGGCGGCGTCGAGGTCTTCGGACTCGGCCGGACCCTCGCGGGCGTCGGCCTCGGCGGGCTGCTGCCCACCGCCATCAGCATGGTCTCCGACTACGCCCCGCGCGGCCGTACCGCCGTCACCATCGGCCTGCTGATGACCGCCCACCACGCCGGCGGCATCCTCTCCGCCTATGTCGCCAAGTGGCTGATCGACCCCGTCGGCTGGCGCGCGGCCTTCTGGGTCTGCGTGGCACCACTGCTGTTCGCCCCGGTGCTCGCCAAGTTCCTGCCCGAGTCGCTGAGCTTCCTCGTCGCCAAGGGCCGCACCCAGGAGGCGACGGCGCTCGCCGGCCGCTACGACGTCGAAGTGCCCGCCGTGAAGTCGGCCCGCACGTCCGCCGCCGACCGCTTCGACGCCCTCGCCGCACTCTTCCGCGGCGGCGAGTGGATCCAGACCCTGCTGTACTGGCTGGCCTCCTTCGGCGGTCTCCTCCTGGTCTACGGCGTCGCCACCTGGCTGCCGACCCTGATGCGCGCCGAGGGCTACGCGCTCGCCAACGCCCTGACCTTCGTCGTCGTCTTCAACCTCGGCGGCATCGTGGGCATGCTGGTCGCCGGCCGCGCCGCCGACCGCTTCGGCGCCCCGCGCATCTCGGCGGTCTGGTTCGCGCTCACCGCCGCCGGTGTCTTCCTGCTCAGCGTCCACATGTCGACCGCGATCACGATGATCGTCGTCTTCCTCACCGGTGTCTTCCTCAACAGCGCCCAGACGATGATCTACGCCACGGTGTCGATCCGCTCGAACCCCGACAACCGTGCCACCGCCGTCGGCTGGACCTCCGGCATGGGCCGCTTCGGCGCCGTCTTCGGCCCCTGGCTCGGCGGCCAGCTGCTCGCCGCGGGCAACGGCGACTGGGGCTTCACCGCCTTCGCGCTCGCCGGTGTCTCGTCGATGGTCTTCATCGGCATCGCCGCCCTGCGCACCGCCCGGCAGACGCCCGTCACCTCCGGCCAGGAGCTGGTGGGCGCGCACTGA
- a CDS encoding VOC family protein, with translation MTPPLGDIAHIGHAQLFTPDLDASVAFFTDYLGLTVVGENGDTVFLRTFDDYEHHSLVLTARERPGLGRLALRTSAEEALHRRVEAIEAAGGAGKWVEDEPGLGRLYVTADPDGHEHALYWESEHYRAPEELKPALKNQPQAKPNRGVGVRRLDHVNFLAADVLANAEFQQNVLGARPTEQIRLDNGTIAARWLTYTNKSYDVVYTSDWTGSAGRLHHIAFATDTREDILRAADLAIDTGVFIETGPHKHAIQQTFFLYVYEPGGNRIELCNPLTRLVLAPDWPLITWTEEERRKGQAWGLQTIASFHTHGTPPVD, from the coding sequence CCCAGCTGTTCACCCCGGACCTGGACGCCAGCGTCGCCTTCTTCACCGACTACCTGGGCCTCACGGTCGTCGGCGAGAACGGCGACACGGTCTTTCTGCGGACCTTCGACGACTACGAGCACCACAGTCTGGTCCTCACCGCCCGCGAGCGGCCCGGCCTCGGCAGGCTCGCCCTGCGCACCTCCGCCGAGGAGGCGCTCCACCGTCGTGTCGAGGCGATCGAGGCGGCGGGCGGGGCGGGGAAGTGGGTCGAGGACGAACCCGGCCTCGGCAGGCTGTACGTCACCGCGGACCCGGACGGCCATGAGCACGCCCTGTACTGGGAGAGCGAGCACTACCGGGCCCCCGAGGAGCTGAAGCCGGCGCTGAAGAACCAGCCGCAGGCCAAGCCCAACCGGGGGGTGGGGGTGCGGCGCCTGGACCACGTCAACTTCCTCGCCGCCGACGTCCTCGCCAACGCCGAGTTCCAGCAGAACGTGCTCGGCGCCCGGCCCACCGAGCAGATCAGGCTCGACAACGGCACGATCGCGGCGCGCTGGCTGACGTACACGAACAAGTCGTACGACGTCGTCTACACCTCGGACTGGACCGGCAGCGCCGGACGGCTGCACCACATCGCCTTCGCGACAGACACCCGTGAGGACATCCTGCGGGCCGCCGACCTCGCCATCGACACGGGTGTCTTCATCGAGACGGGTCCGCACAAGCACGCCATCCAGCAGACGTTCTTCCTCTACGTCTACGAGCCCGGCGGCAACCGCATCGAGCTGTGCAACCCGCTCACCCGGCTGGTGCTGGCGCCCGACTGGCCGCTGATCACCTGGACCGAGGAGGAGCGCAGGAAGGGCCAGGCCTGGGGTCTGCAGACCATCGCCTCCTTCCACACGCACGGGACGCCGCCCGTCGACTGA